ACCGCCAAAACCAAAGGGAACGCTTCCCGCAGGAACCAAGCCGCAGGAAAGCGCAAGCGACGCAAACAACAAGTCCAGAAAGGAGCAGCTTGAGGATTACGAAAAGCAGTACCTGCAGCGAGTTCAACAACAACAGCAAGCAAAGGCAACACCGCCACCACCTGCGCCGACAAACCCGACGCGAGGATCACTGCCTGCCGGATTCAAGCCTGCACAGGCACCGCCGCCAGCACCAAAACCAAATCCAAATAGGGGCTCTATGCCAAAAGACTGGAAGCCATCCTAGAAAACTTTCTTTTCTTTTACTTTGACAATTCCCTTAGGACCTCTTCTGCGTGTCCCTTGGGCTTTACCGACTCGTACACCTTGAAGACCTTGCCCTTTTCGTCCACCAAAAACGTGCTCCTCTGCACCCCCATGTACTCGCGCCCCATGAACTGCTTTTTGCCCCAGACTCCAAATCTCTTGCACACCTCGGCTCCGACATCCGACAGCAAAACGTACTTTATCCCCATCTTGTCGCAGAACTTTTTGTGCGATTCCGTATCGTCCGGGCTTATCCCCACTATCTCGACTCCGATCTTTTTGAACCTGGAATACTCTTTTGAGAACTCGTCTGCCTGTATGGTGCAGCCCGGCGTAAAGTCCTTTGGATAGAAATAGACTACGAACCTTTTGCCATCAAAGTCCGACGACTTGACCGTATTTCCGTCGGCGTCCTGCAGCTCAAACTCTGGCACCCTCTCCCCTTCTGAGATCAATGAGATCCACCGGACCATTCCATAATTAACGATTTTGACCCCAAACGATCCCCGTGCGACCCGCATATTTTATATTGAAAGTAGCGGCGCTGGCTCTTGATGGTAAGCGGAAGATCCTGGTTTGCAGAATCGATTGCAACCTTTTGCCTCGTATTCTTTGGCCCGCTGTCCGTGGTAATGGCAGCTGCCGTATTTGGAACGGGGCTTTCCATCGAGGGAATAATCATGATATCACTTGGCCACGGCGCCGCAATAGGACTCATGGTGTACGCATTCGGGCACGTATCTGGCGCACACATCAACCCCGCAGTGACAATTGCCATGCTTGTCACAAGGAGAATAGGAGTCAAGGACGCAGCAGGCTACATCGCATTTCAAATCATAGGCGCAATCATTGCGGCATTTACACTAAAGGCAATCCTTCCAGACCTTGGGGCAAAGGTAAACTATGGCACCCAGGGGGGACCAAGCGAGCTGCTGGGCCACTCTGCAATGTCCGGCTTTGCACTTGAGCTGGTGTTCACGTTCTTCCTAGTCACGGTGATATTCATGACCGCAGTCCACAAAAAGGCGCCTGCAGGAATGTACGGCCTTGCAATAGGCGGAATGATATTTCTGCTCCACCTAGTGGGGGTGCCGCTCACCGGCGCATCGATGAACCCGGCGCGAACGCTCGGACCTGCAATAGCATCAGGATACTGGGACTTTCACTGGATATACTGGGCAGGCCCGATAATCGGCGCAGTAATTGCGGGCCTGATAATGCACCACATATTTGCCAAAAAGGCAGACGCGCAATAACTCCCTTAAATCAAATCCAATCTTTTCCTAGGTGTCCACGCTTTCCCAAATGGCATCCTCCATGGACTGGGGCGAGTACCTCAAGTGGCTGCTTCAAACAAAGCACAAGCTCCACGGGCGCAACATGTGGCGCCTTGGCCGCCGCAACTATTCCCTCGCATTCACGCCGGAGCTTGCCCTCATGGAGCACACCCGCAAAAAGGAGGACATACTAAAGTCGATATCAAACCTGTGCCGCTTCCTTGACATAAAGCACGACACGTATTTTCACGACGAGTTCCTGAGGTGGATGAGAAGAAAGGAGGTAAGATGGAAGAGCGCCAAGGGCGCGTACGCAAATTACTCCCTTGCCGGAATCATAACGCTCGACCAGGTGGTAAAACGCATCGCCGCCCTGCCTGAAAGGTACAAGGTGTTTTCCATGTTCGTGCTGGTGTCCGGGCTGCGGACCGGCGAGTCGCTCCTTGCGTACAACTGCCACCAGAACCTCTGCAACGGCGAGGTAATCGAGATGTTCTGGGAGAGCCGCACCAAGAAGGCAAACGCCGTGT
Above is a window of Candidatus Nitrosotenuis cloacae DNA encoding:
- the bcp gene encoding thioredoxin-dependent thiol peroxidase; its protein translation is MISEGERVPEFELQDADGNTVKSSDFDGKRFVVYFYPKDFTPGCTIQADEFSKEYSRFKKIGVEIVGISPDDTESHKKFCDKMGIKYVLLSDVGAEVCKRFGVWGKKQFMGREYMGVQRSTFLVDEKGKVFKVYESVKPKGHAEEVLRELSK
- a CDS encoding MIP/aquaporin family protein, which encodes MVSGRSWFAESIATFCLVFFGPLSVVMAAAVFGTGLSIEGIIMISLGHGAAIGLMVYAFGHVSGAHINPAVTIAMLVTRRIGVKDAAGYIAFQIIGAIIAAFTLKAILPDLGAKVNYGTQGGPSELLGHSAMSGFALELVFTFFLVTVIFMTAVHKKAPAGMYGLAIGGMIFLLHLVGVPLTGASMNPARTLGPAIASGYWDFHWIYWAGPIIGAVIAGLIMHHIFAKKADAQ